Proteins from a genomic interval of Candidatus Bealeia paramacronuclearis:
- a CDS encoding EAL domain-containing protein, translating to MTFLPDVYFVFFGLIMGAIALAFILLMRQQKTHSKSILLKLDHLQKGHQDVLKAFHGERAILEHLLTTVDKHTLSQSQAELDILSQIFEKLSEPIIEVAPKSSPPQSTLQPQKYGSLSLKSQPEVKVEFLSNPDEVLARLRKALKSDQVELLLQPVVSLPQRKPRFFECYSRIKALDGGVNLSPEHYIDIAEKAGLMPTIDNAILFRSIQIIRKVQKKQFSMGFFVNISERSISDRFFMESLIEFIDAERTILKGLYFELTNEAYSLLRSTENKLHGKLVQRGARFSLDQPNTLDLNIKELQEQGFSYVKVNQKLLIETMESQGPEFLKTLKKNLDKFNIDLIATKIEKEDELKKILDIHVDYGQGFLFGLPTLYQ from the coding sequence ATGACTTTTTTGCCGGATGTATACTTCGTGTTTTTTGGCCTTATCATGGGGGCGATAGCTCTTGCTTTCATTCTTTTGATGCGCCAACAAAAAACACACTCGAAGAGTATTCTTCTTAAACTCGATCATTTGCAAAAAGGACATCAAGATGTTTTAAAAGCCTTTCACGGAGAACGCGCAATTCTCGAGCATCTTTTGACCACGGTTGACAAACATACACTTTCTCAATCTCAAGCTGAACTTGATATTTTAAGCCAAATTTTTGAGAAATTGAGTGAGCCTATTATTGAGGTGGCCCCAAAATCATCTCCTCCTCAATCAACATTGCAGCCCCAAAAATATGGAAGTTTGAGTCTGAAGTCTCAACCTGAAGTAAAAGTTGAATTTTTATCTAATCCCGATGAGGTTTTGGCACGTCTCAGGAAAGCTTTAAAATCAGATCAAGTGGAGCTTTTATTGCAGCCTGTTGTAAGCTTGCCCCAAAGAAAACCTCGATTTTTTGAGTGTTACTCTCGGATTAAAGCCCTAGATGGTGGGGTAAATCTCTCTCCTGAACATTACATTGATATTGCTGAAAAAGCGGGACTTATGCCCACAATCGATAACGCCATTCTCTTTCGTTCTATTCAGATTATTCGTAAAGTTCAAAAGAAACAATTTTCTATGGGTTTCTTCGTCAATATTTCTGAACGTTCCATTTCAGATCGATTTTTCATGGAAAGCTTGATTGAATTTATTGATGCAGAAAGAACGATTTTAAAGGGACTTTATTTTGAATTGACAAATGAAGCTTATTCTCTTTTGAGAAGTACTGAGAATAAGCTTCATGGAAAGTTGGTGCAGCGTGGGGCTCGCTTTTCTCTTGATCAGCCTAATACGCTTGATTTGAATATTAAAGAGCTTCAAGAGCAAGGGTTTTCTTATGTGAAAGTGAATCAAAAGCTTTTGATTGAAACAATGGAATCGCAAGGTCCTGAATTTTTAAAAACACTTAAGAAAAACCTTGATAAGTTTAATATAGATCTTATTGCTACAAAAATTGAAAAAGAAGATGAGCTCAAAAAGATCCTTGATATTCATGTGGATTATGGTCAGGGATTTTTGTTCGGTCTTCCCACTCTCTATCAGTGA
- the nusB gene encoding transcription antitermination factor NusB, whose product MSDQRVSSEKPKASKRSLSRLAAIQAMFQIEQSGDAPSAVIREFLEHRLGQEIDGDHYLRADTTLFANLVRGCSQEITKIDELIAGSLAKDWTLERIESVIRAILRLGTYELKDHLETPTLVIINEYLELTRAFYDHDEEVSFVNGVLDKIAKILRQGMDLREGTSPHKED is encoded by the coding sequence ATGTCAGATCAAAGAGTCTCTTCAGAAAAACCAAAGGCCTCCAAACGTAGCCTTTCTCGCCTTGCTGCAATTCAAGCAATGTTTCAAATTGAACAATCGGGAGATGCTCCCTCAGCCGTGATTCGGGAATTTCTCGAGCATCGATTGGGACAAGAAATTGATGGTGATCATTACCTTCGGGCGGATACAACATTGTTCGCCAATCTCGTGCGCGGATGTTCTCAGGAGATTACAAAAATTGATGAACTCATTGCAGGATCCTTGGCCAAGGATTGGACACTAGAGCGAATTGAATCCGTGATTCGTGCGATTTTAAGACTTGGCACTTATGAGCTCAAAGACCATCTAGAAACCCCCACCCTTGTGATTATCAATGAGTATTTAGAACTCACCCGTGCATTTTACGACCATGATGAGGAAGTTTCTTTTGTGAATGGAGTTTTAGACAAGATTGCAAAGATACTTCGCCAAGGGATGGACTTACGTGAAGGGACGTCTCCTCACAAAGAAGACTGA
- a CDS encoding MarC family protein, producing MLSFYFNAFVNLFIIIDPIVVIPVFLALTQSETPQQRNQTALKACIISAIVLVSFGFLGKQLLDTMGITDAAFRIAGGLLLMLAAIEMVVAKHTGMTSTTSEEDKEARYKTDVSVFPLAIPLIAGPGAMTLLLLLMQEVEHSFILQTGVIATALVVIVITYVILLAAKQLGKVLGVTGTNVISRVFGIILAALAAQFILTGVREGLKLDQLLSFGAGFGLPSIG from the coding sequence ATGCTCAGTTTTTATTTTAATGCGTTTGTGAACCTTTTTATTATTATTGATCCCATTGTGGTGATTCCTGTTTTTTTAGCCCTCACACAAAGTGAAACACCTCAACAGCGAAATCAAACGGCTCTTAAAGCTTGTATTATTTCGGCCATTGTTTTGGTTTCTTTTGGTTTTTTGGGAAAGCAATTGCTGGACACCATGGGCATTACCGATGCTGCTTTCCGGATTGCGGGAGGCCTTCTTCTCATGTTAGCCGCTATTGAAATGGTCGTCGCCAAACACACAGGTATGACTTCAACAACTTCTGAAGAAGACAAAGAAGCACGTTATAAAACGGACGTCTCTGTGTTTCCTTTGGCAATTCCCTTGATTGCAGGGCCTGGCGCCATGACGTTGCTTCTTCTTTTAATGCAAGAAGTTGAGCATAGTTTCATTCTTCAAACAGGTGTAATTGCAACCGCTTTGGTCGTAATTGTGATCACTTATGTGATCCTTTTGGCTGCAAAACAACTTGGGAAAGTTTTGGGGGTCACGGGAACCAATGTGATCTCCCGTGTTTTTGGAATTATTTTGGCGGCATTGGCCGCACAATTTATTCTAACTGGCGTTCGTGAGGGACTTAAACTTGACCAGCTTTTGTCGTTTGGGGCAGGTTTTGGACTACCATCCATTGGATAA
- a CDS encoding ABC-type transport auxiliary lipoprotein family protein has translation MKKIMNRHPEFISGTHKKRLTGTAEQAKKTYQYERLGISLLLSVFFLSGCSIFPTSEPKTQYTLSAPSPELKTDHVFESGLLIKTPSADASLNTAEIAVSPEQGTRTYIEGALWTDRAPSMLQNLLIQGFENSNLFPNVGGPGSGIMANLILQSQLRDFSVHYEKGLPVAQIDLFVKVLSLKKRQVLVSHHFTKSVPIRQNNQISIRDGFQKAVDQMVLEIIQWMVVQNLPQTTKAGQV, from the coding sequence ATGAAAAAAATTATGAACCGTCACCCTGAATTTATCTCAGGAACTCATAAAAAGAGGCTGACTGGAACGGCGGAGCAAGCCAAGAAAACTTATCAGTATGAGAGACTGGGGATTTCCCTCCTCCTAAGTGTGTTTTTTCTTTCAGGATGCAGTATTTTTCCAACCTCTGAACCAAAGACGCAATATACGCTTTCAGCTCCTTCCCCGGAATTGAAGACGGATCACGTTTTTGAATCAGGTCTTTTGATTAAAACCCCATCTGCTGATGCAAGTTTGAACACGGCTGAAATTGCGGTCTCTCCTGAACAGGGAACGCGAACTTATATTGAAGGTGCTCTTTGGACGGATAGAGCACCGTCAATGTTGCAAAATCTTTTGATTCAAGGCTTTGAGAACTCGAACCTCTTTCCCAACGTCGGAGGTCCAGGCTCTGGTATTATGGCCAATTTGATTTTACAATCCCAATTGCGGGATTTTTCTGTTCATTATGAAAAGGGATTGCCTGTAGCCCAAATTGATCTTTTTGTAAAAGTCTTGAGTTTGAAAAAACGGCAAGTTTTGGTCTCCCATCACTTTACAAAAAGTGTCCCGATTAGGCAAAATAATCAGATTTCTATTCGTGATGGATTTCAAAAGGCTGTTGATCAAATGGTCTTAGAAATTATCCAATGGATGGTAGTCCAAAACCTGCCCCAAACGACAAAAGCTGGTCAAGTTTAA